A genomic stretch from Anaerolinea thermophila UNI-1 includes:
- a CDS encoding lysylphosphatidylglycerol synthase transmembrane domain-containing protein, which translates to MKRWQFWLGVGISAFFLYLALANLKLTELWETIKYAKYWWLVPGITVYFLGVWVRAWRWHYLLRPLKKIPTTTMFPIVAIGYMGNNIYPARAGEILRAVILKERSGIPISASLATILIERIYDGVVMLAFVFLNLAELTRLTHNAGLGANLDIRTIAIGGSAVFFSALIVFLLCAMFPKQTESFLRLLSKWLPEKFRDKVLSVALKFLSGLEALRSPLEALMIFATTVIIWLFETAKYWFVMHAFPFEVSFFALMLMNGIVNLATTLPSAPGYVGTFDTPGIAVLVAYGVLPEVAAGYTLVLHGALWFPITLLGVYYYLKQPLRWGKDIQHTNKKVIEAEEI; encoded by the coding sequence ATGAAGCGCTGGCAGTTTTGGCTTGGCGTTGGAATCAGCGCCTTTTTTTTGTATTTAGCGCTGGCAAACTTAAAATTAACGGAACTCTGGGAAACCATAAAATACGCAAAATACTGGTGGCTTGTTCCCGGTATAACGGTTTATTTTCTAGGGGTATGGGTTAGGGCATGGCGTTGGCATTACCTGCTTCGCCCATTGAAAAAAATACCAACAACCACCATGTTTCCAATTGTTGCAATTGGATACATGGGGAATAACATCTATCCAGCCCGAGCAGGAGAAATCCTTCGTGCGGTTATCTTAAAAGAGCGGTCGGGTATTCCAATCTCTGCGTCCCTGGCTACCATTCTTATCGAGCGAATTTATGATGGGGTGGTAATGTTGGCTTTTGTATTCTTAAACCTTGCCGAATTAACCCGACTGACCCATAATGCCGGATTAGGGGCAAATTTAGATATCCGTACGATTGCAATTGGTGGTTCGGCTGTATTTTTTAGCGCCTTGATTGTTTTTCTGCTATGTGCCATGTTCCCGAAACAAACAGAAAGTTTTTTGAGATTGCTCAGCAAATGGCTTCCGGAAAAATTTCGAGACAAGGTGCTTTCGGTTGCACTTAAGTTCCTTTCAGGGTTGGAAGCCTTGCGTTCCCCGCTTGAAGCCTTAATGATTTTTGCCACTACAGTTATTATTTGGCTTTTTGAAACGGCAAAATACTGGTTTGTCATGCATGCTTTTCCGTTTGAGGTATCATTCTTTGCCCTGATGCTCATGAATGGAATCGTTAATCTTGCTACAACTTTGCCCAGTGCGCCAGGTTACGTTGGAACATTTGATACTCCTGGAATTGCTGTGCTGGTAGCCTACGGTGTTTTACCAGAAGTGGCCGCCGGCTACACCCTGGTTCTTCACGGTGCGCTCTGGTTCCCAATTACGTTGTTGGGAGTTTATTACTACCTCAAACAGCCACTTCGGTGGGGAAAAGACATTCAACATACCAACAAAAAAGTGATAGAGGCAGAAGAAATATGA
- the dnaA gene encoding chromosomal replication initiator protein DnaA, translated as MNPQQAWQATLGQLQMEMNKASFETWVKDAQLISVEGSDFIIGVPNAYARDWLESRLTATVQRILEGLMGATPAVKFIVWHRDEVDMPEEEVPEESHQQAFLRSGTSTINSRYTFDNFIVGASNRMAHAACMAVAESPAKAYNPLFLYGGVGLGKTHLLHAIGNAAQSRGLQVLYVSSEEFTNDLINAIRSHTTQAFRERYRNMDVLLIDDIQFIAGKESTQEEFFHTFNTLHGQDKQIVISSDRSPKALVTLEERLRSRFEWGLTVDIQPPDLETRIAILRSKAERNNKEVPYPILESIARLVQSNIRELEGALTRVLAFSDLSGMPLSPQLVHTALADMLPNRTHLDSSQVLEVVASEFGISLDELVGRSRSREVALPRQVAMYLMREEANASLPQIGEALGGRDHTTVMYACEKVADMIERDDRLRRKIFAIRERLYGRATVMA; from the coding sequence ATGAACCCACAGCAAGCATGGCAAGCCACTCTCGGACAACTGCAAATGGAGATGAACAAGGCATCGTTTGAAACGTGGGTGAAAGATGCACAATTAATTTCTGTTGAGGGAAGCGATTTTATCATCGGTGTTCCCAATGCTTACGCGAGAGATTGGCTGGAAAGCCGGCTGACAGCAACGGTTCAGCGCATTCTGGAAGGATTGATGGGCGCGACCCCGGCAGTTAAGTTCATCGTGTGGCATCGTGATGAAGTGGACATGCCAGAAGAGGAAGTACCAGAAGAAAGTCATCAGCAGGCTTTTTTGAGAAGTGGCACCAGCACAATTAATTCGCGATATACCTTTGACAACTTTATCGTGGGTGCCAGCAACCGCATGGCGCATGCCGCTTGTATGGCCGTAGCCGAAAGCCCTGCCAAAGCCTACAATCCCCTCTTCCTCTACGGAGGGGTAGGGTTGGGAAAGACACACCTGTTGCATGCGATTGGAAACGCAGCGCAATCCAGGGGCTTGCAGGTCCTCTATGTTTCTTCCGAAGAGTTTACCAATGATTTGATTAACGCGATTCGTTCTCACACTACACAGGCGTTTCGCGAGCGATATAGAAACATGGATGTGCTTTTAATTGACGACATCCAATTCATTGCGGGAAAGGAATCAACCCAGGAAGAATTCTTCCACACTTTTAATACCCTTCATGGGCAGGATAAGCAAATCGTCATTTCTTCAGACCGATCTCCCAAAGCTCTGGTGACCCTTGAAGAACGCCTTCGTTCGCGTTTTGAATGGGGACTGACCGTGGATATTCAACCCCCTGATTTGGAAACCAGGATAGCCATTTTACGCTCCAAGGCGGAACGCAACAACAAAGAGGTGCCTTATCCTATTCTAGAGAGTATTGCCCGTTTGGTACAGTCCAACATTCGTGAATTGGAGGGAGCCCTTACCCGGGTTTTGGCTTTCTCAGATCTGTCTGGAATGCCGTTATCCCCTCAACTCGTTCATACTGCCCTGGCGGATATGCTACCTAACCGGACGCATCTGGACTCTTCTCAGGTGTTAGAGGTAGTGGCCAGCGAGTTTGGCATTTCTCTCGATGAACTGGTAGGAAGAAGCCGCTCTCGGGAGGTGGCTTTACCCCGTCAGGTTGCCATGTATCTTATGCGAGAAGAAGCCAATGCTTCCTTGCCACAAATTGGAGAAGCCCTGGGAGGGCGGGATCATACTACGGTCATGTATGCCTGTGAAAAGGTAGCAGACATGATTGAACGCGATGACCGTCTGCGAAGAAAAATTTTTGCCATCCGCGAACGCTTATACGGACGTGCTACGGTCATGGCTTAA
- a CDS encoding protein-L-isoaspartate(D-aspartate) O-methyltransferase: MDTESSWFEARLRMVKEQIEQRGIRDPRVLQAMREVPRHLFVPEEEQPYAYEDCPLPIGFGQTISQPYMVAIMTALLELRGDEKVLEVGTGSGYQAAILSRIAREVHTIERHQALAQKAGERLQALGYTNVKVHVGDGSLGIPEEAPFQGIIVTAAAPKVPTPLLEQLSMNAYLVIPVGGPGGQELMRWQKTPAGFEPKELFPVAFVPLRGKEGWKEDQWYSR; the protein is encoded by the coding sequence ATGGACACGGAAAGTTCATGGTTTGAAGCGCGTTTACGCATGGTGAAAGAACAAATCGAACAACGGGGTATTCGCGACCCACGTGTCCTACAAGCCATGCGAGAAGTGCCACGGCATCTTTTTGTTCCAGAAGAAGAGCAACCCTATGCATATGAAGACTGCCCTCTACCTATCGGGTTTGGGCAGACCATTTCTCAACCCTACATGGTAGCGATTATGACAGCACTCCTGGAATTAAGAGGGGACGAGAAAGTTCTGGAAGTAGGCACCGGCTCTGGATACCAAGCCGCCATTCTCAGCCGGATAGCACGCGAGGTGCATACCATCGAACGCCATCAGGCGCTTGCCCAAAAAGCAGGAGAACGCTTGCAGGCGTTAGGCTATACAAATGTCAAAGTGCATGTAGGGGATGGCTCACTGGGAATACCTGAAGAAGCGCCTTTTCAAGGAATTATTGTGACAGCAGCAGCACCGAAAGTTCCCACACCTTTGCTGGAACAACTATCAATGAACGCTTATCTTGTCATTCCCGTTGGCGGGCCTGGCGGGCAGGAATTAATGCGCTGGCAGAAGACACCTGCAGGGTTTGAACCGAAGGAACTTTTCCCAGTAGCATTCGTGCCTTTGCGAGGCAAAGAAGGCTGGAAAGAAGATCAATGGTACTCCCGATAA
- the mutY gene encoding A/G-specific adenine glycosylase, whose amino-acid sequence MFTQISRQLLDWYQIHARNLPWRKEESAPYAVLVSEIMLQQTRVETVIPYYQRWMERFPTLESLAQASLEEVLRYWEGLGYYSRAKNLHRTAQILVQTYRGEFPQHVEHLRKLPGIGDYTAAAIASIAFGQKVAAIDGNVRRVLSRLFLISEPLSLPETQKKLKSLAVQCLPAEQVGDYNQALMDLGALICLPRSPKCLQCPLSVLCRAYQNNQQNDIPVKAKKKSLPSVIVTAAIIRKGDTVLLAKRPLGSLLGGLWEFPGGKVEHDERLPECLKREILEELGVRIEVGNHFGTYHHAYTHFKVTLHAFEAIIQDSQIPHPIEAEEIRWIPIPSLDKFPMGKIDRLIARELVERKDGHGKFMV is encoded by the coding sequence ATGTTCACCCAAATTTCCCGGCAATTGCTGGACTGGTACCAAATTCACGCCAGGAATCTTCCATGGCGTAAAGAAGAGTCAGCGCCCTACGCAGTGCTCGTCTCCGAAATCATGCTCCAACAAACCAGGGTGGAGACGGTTATTCCGTATTACCAGCGCTGGATGGAACGCTTTCCAACCCTGGAATCTCTTGCCCAGGCTTCTTTAGAAGAGGTGTTGCGTTACTGGGAGGGATTAGGGTACTACTCGAGAGCCAAAAATTTACATCGCACCGCTCAAATTCTGGTGCAAACCTATCGCGGGGAATTTCCCCAACATGTGGAACACTTAAGAAAACTTCCCGGTATCGGCGACTATACTGCCGCGGCAATTGCCTCAATTGCCTTTGGGCAGAAAGTGGCTGCGATCGACGGAAATGTCCGCCGGGTACTTTCGCGGTTATTCTTAATCTCCGAGCCTTTGTCCTTACCAGAAACTCAAAAAAAACTGAAAAGCCTGGCAGTACAATGTCTTCCTGCTGAACAAGTGGGCGATTACAATCAAGCGCTTATGGATTTAGGGGCTTTGATATGCCTTCCCCGTTCCCCAAAATGCTTGCAATGTCCATTGTCTGTTTTGTGCCGGGCTTACCAAAACAACCAACAAAATGACATCCCTGTAAAAGCGAAGAAAAAATCTCTTCCTTCGGTAATCGTGACCGCTGCGATTATTCGAAAGGGAGATACCGTCCTTCTCGCCAAACGTCCCTTAGGGAGTTTATTAGGAGGGTTGTGGGAATTCCCTGGTGGAAAAGTAGAACATGACGAAAGATTACCCGAGTGCCTGAAGCGGGAAATCCTCGAAGAATTGGGGGTAAGGATTGAAGTCGGTAATCATTTTGGTACCTATCATCATGCTTACACGCACTTTAAAGTTACCTTACATGCATTTGAAGCCATCATACAGGATTCGCAAATCCCCCATCCAATTGAAGCGGAAGAAATTCGCTGGATCCCCATTCCCTCTCTCGATAAGTTTCCTATGGGAAAAATTGACCGCTTGATCGCTCGTGAACTTGTGGAGCGAAAAGATGGACACGGAAAGTTCATGGTTTGA
- the tuf gene encoding elongation factor Tu → MAKQKFERTKPHLNVGTMGHIDHGKTTLTAAITKYCNLLGKAEFKAYDQIDNAPEEKARGITINIAHVEYETEKRHYAHVDMPGHRDYIKNMITGAAQVDGAILVVAAPDGPMPQTREHVLLARQVEVPSIVVFLNKVDMMDDPELLELVEMELREMLNGYGFPGDTTPIVRGSALKALECPSKDPNAPEYACIKELLRVVDEYIPEPPRPVDQPFMMPVEDVFSIKGRGTVVTGRIERGRIKVGEPVEIVGLREKSMSSVVTGVEMFHKTLDEGIAGDNVGLLLRGVERTDVERGMVIAKPGSITPHTRFMSEVYVLKKEEGGRHKAFFNGYRPQFYIRTMDVTGTIKLPEGVEMVMPGDNVNLEVELIVPVALEQGSKFAIREGGLTVGAGVITKILE, encoded by the coding sequence ATGGCGAAGCAGAAATTTGAACGGACGAAGCCGCATCTGAACGTAGGGACGATGGGACACATTGACCACGGGAAGACGACGCTGACGGCGGCGATCACGAAGTACTGCAACCTGCTGGGGAAAGCGGAATTCAAGGCATACGATCAGATTGACAACGCGCCGGAAGAGAAAGCGCGTGGGATCACGATCAACATTGCGCATGTGGAATACGAGACGGAGAAGCGGCACTATGCGCACGTGGACATGCCTGGGCACCGTGACTATATTAAGAACATGATCACGGGTGCGGCGCAGGTTGATGGGGCGATCCTGGTGGTAGCGGCGCCGGATGGTCCGATGCCGCAGACGCGGGAGCACGTGTTGCTGGCGCGACAGGTGGAAGTGCCGAGCATTGTGGTGTTCTTGAACAAAGTGGACATGATGGACGACCCGGAACTCCTGGAGTTGGTGGAGATGGAGTTGCGGGAGATGCTGAACGGGTACGGGTTCCCTGGGGACACGACGCCGATAGTGCGGGGGAGCGCGCTGAAGGCGCTGGAATGCCCGTCGAAGGATCCGAACGCGCCGGAGTATGCGTGTATCAAGGAACTGCTGCGGGTGGTGGATGAATACATTCCTGAGCCGCCGCGGCCGGTGGATCAGCCGTTCATGATGCCGGTGGAAGACGTGTTCTCGATCAAGGGGCGCGGGACGGTGGTGACGGGGCGCATTGAGCGCGGACGGATCAAGGTAGGCGAGCCGGTGGAGATTGTGGGCTTGCGCGAGAAGAGCATGTCGTCGGTGGTGACGGGGGTAGAGATGTTCCACAAGACGCTGGACGAAGGCATCGCGGGTGACAATGTTGGTTTGTTACTGCGCGGTGTGGAGCGGACGGATGTGGAACGCGGGATGGTGATTGCGAAACCTGGAAGCATTACGCCGCACACGCGCTTCATGAGCGAAGTGTACGTGCTGAAGAAAGAAGAGGGAGGACGGCACAAGGCGTTCTTCAACGGATATCGGCCGCAGTTCTACATTCGGACGATGGATGTGACGGGGACGATCAAGTTGCCGGAAGGTGTAGAGATGGTGATGCCGGGCGACAATGTGAACCTGGAAGTGGAACTGATCGTGCCGGTGGCGTTGGAGCAGGGCTCGAAGTTCGCGATCCGCGAAGGCGGTTTGACGGTCGGCGCGGGCGTCATCACCAAGATCCTCGAGTAA
- a CDS encoding MBL fold metallo-hydrolase, with translation MEIFWYGHSCFRLVERGLASIVTDPFDHRVVGYEPLKLRADVVTISHDSPSHNYLDGVKGVSHVITGPGEYEIGGVFITGVQTNHRNGKEDTPRNTLYVFDYDGINVAHLGDLNHVPSQTEVENLGTVHIALVPVGDGSSLNAAKAAEVISLLEPNIVIPMHYHTPSCNLKLDPLNKFLKEMGLSEIETLPSLKISGTAGLPEETRVIVLDYQH, from the coding sequence ATGGAGATTTTCTGGTACGGACATTCTTGTTTTCGCCTTGTTGAACGAGGATTGGCTTCCATTGTCACCGACCCATTTGACCATCGAGTGGTTGGGTACGAACCGCTAAAGTTGCGTGCCGATGTAGTAACTATCAGCCACGACTCCCCTTCCCACAACTACCTTGATGGGGTAAAAGGTGTTTCTCACGTAATTACCGGACCGGGAGAATACGAAATCGGCGGAGTTTTTATTACCGGAGTGCAGACCAATCATCGAAATGGGAAAGAAGACACTCCTCGCAATACGCTTTATGTTTTTGATTACGATGGAATCAACGTGGCTCACCTGGGCGATCTTAACCATGTTCCTTCCCAGACAGAAGTGGAGAACCTGGGAACGGTACACATTGCACTGGTGCCGGTTGGAGATGGTTCCAGTCTAAATGCCGCCAAAGCCGCAGAAGTGATCAGTTTACTGGAGCCAAACATTGTGATTCCAATGCACTATCACACTCCGTCATGCAACCTTAAGTTGGATCCCTTGAATAAATTCCTCAAGGAGATGGGCCTTTCGGAAATTGAAACCCTGCCCTCTCTGAAAATTTCTGGCACAGCCGGCTTACCCGAAGAAACGCGCGTGATCGTTCTGGATTACCAACACTGA
- a CDS encoding 4Fe-4S single cluster domain-containing protein, with product MINVAEIQVGTRSLGPGWRTVIWVQGCPFHCPGCYSPDWIPDKPAQFYTPEDLFSKAISDHRIEGITISGGEPFNQSQELEKFLHIVRERTSLNVICFSGFTFRQLIQHPSKSVHAMLHLIDVLIDGAYIREKSTDLGLRGSTNQKIYHLTPALIHHDFISAPRVNEIHISNNKILAVGIPTSGIESFMIGEPPWLIQSEVRNHERT from the coding sequence ATGATCAATGTAGCGGAGATTCAGGTTGGGACAAGATCTCTTGGACCCGGTTGGAGAACTGTCATTTGGGTTCAAGGGTGTCCTTTCCATTGCCCTGGATGTTATTCCCCAGATTGGATACCAGATAAGCCCGCACAATTCTACACTCCCGAAGATTTATTCTCGAAGGCAATTTCAGACCATCGGATTGAAGGGATAACTATTTCAGGCGGTGAGCCTTTCAACCAGAGTCAGGAATTGGAAAAATTCCTGCATATCGTCCGAGAGCGTACCTCATTAAATGTAATTTGTTTTAGCGGTTTTACTTTTCGACAACTAATCCAGCACCCTTCAAAGTCAGTCCATGCCATGCTCCATTTGATTGATGTTTTAATCGACGGGGCATACATTCGGGAGAAAAGCACAGATCTGGGGTTACGAGGATCAACAAATCAGAAAATTTATCACCTGACACCGGCTCTGATTCATCATGACTTCATCAGTGCTCCACGAGTGAATGAAATCCACATTTCAAATAACAAAATTCTGGCAGTGGGTATTCCAACCAGTGGCATCGAGTCTTTTATGATTGGGGAACCACCATGGCTTATTCAATCGGAGGTAAGAAATCATGAGCGGACATAA
- a CDS encoding ribonuclease J, which translates to MSNGILRVIPLGGLGEVGRNLMVYEYDNEILVVDAGLMFPENDMLGIDYIIPDMTYLAQNHTKVKGIVITHGHEDHIGAIHHLLDQVNAPIYATPLTRGLLEVKLGRNGHGSKADLRTVQAGETVQIGPFQVEFYHVCHSIPDGVGLGILTPAGLIVHSGDYKFDHTPVDGKSTDYAKLAEFSKRGVLALLADSTNAERPGWTPSEKTIDAAFDQVFSEAKGRIIIASFASLISRMQQAANAALRHGRKIAFVGASMLDNMKMARKLGYLNFPDDLVIPVDQILSLPPHQVTIMCTGSQGEPTSILGRLSLGTNRLFDIQKGDTVVLSSHPIPGNEENVYRVVNRLIARGASVIYEAIAPVHVSGHASQEEMKLLLQLTRPKYFVPIHGELRHLVQHARLAREVGIPAENIQVIQNGMVLEFENGEMRLSDEQVPVSHVFVDSAGVGDVDPELMREREALSRDGVVMVHLTMSKEFNAVVYDPEIVTRGFLLPRDANELFAEMRRKIIQSASRANGNVRRVVEETVREYLYSETRRRPMVYVTVSRSL; encoded by the coding sequence ATGAGCAATGGAATACTTCGGGTAATTCCTCTGGGCGGCCTGGGGGAAGTAGGCCGCAATTTGATGGTGTACGAATACGATAATGAAATACTGGTAGTAGATGCAGGGTTGATGTTCCCTGAAAATGATATGCTCGGGATTGATTACATCATTCCTGATATGACCTACCTTGCCCAAAACCATACCAAAGTCAAGGGGATTGTGATTACTCATGGGCATGAAGACCATATTGGCGCTATTCATCATCTTCTAGACCAGGTCAATGCCCCAATTTATGCCACTCCACTGACACGAGGATTGTTGGAAGTAAAACTGGGTAGAAATGGGCATGGTAGTAAGGCAGATTTGCGAACCGTGCAAGCCGGTGAAACCGTACAGATTGGGCCCTTCCAGGTAGAGTTTTACCATGTTTGCCATTCTATTCCTGATGGGGTTGGGTTGGGCATTCTAACGCCGGCTGGCTTAATCGTCCATTCGGGAGACTATAAGTTTGATCATACTCCCGTGGATGGAAAATCCACGGATTATGCAAAGCTGGCAGAATTTTCCAAGCGGGGAGTGCTTGCCCTGCTGGCCGATTCAACCAATGCCGAACGACCTGGTTGGACACCATCTGAGAAAACCATTGACGCTGCTTTTGATCAGGTGTTCAGCGAAGCCAAAGGGCGAATTATCATTGCCTCCTTTGCTTCTCTGATCTCTCGCATGCAACAAGCCGCCAATGCTGCTCTGCGCCATGGAAGAAAGATCGCTTTCGTAGGCGCGAGCATGCTCGATAACATGAAAATGGCGCGTAAATTGGGATACTTAAACTTCCCCGATGATCTGGTTATCCCTGTAGATCAAATTCTCTCCCTGCCTCCTCATCAGGTCACTATTATGTGCACAGGTTCTCAGGGAGAGCCCACTTCTATTCTGGGGAGGCTTTCACTTGGGACAAATCGTCTTTTTGATATTCAGAAAGGCGATACCGTAGTGTTGTCCTCCCATCCCATTCCAGGGAACGAAGAAAACGTTTATCGGGTGGTCAACCGTTTGATTGCCCGTGGGGCTTCTGTGATTTATGAAGCCATTGCACCGGTTCATGTGTCTGGGCATGCGAGTCAAGAAGAGATGAAATTGCTTTTGCAGTTGACCCGCCCGAAGTACTTCGTTCCCATTCATGGCGAATTACGTCATCTGGTACAGCATGCCAGGCTGGCGCGAGAAGTTGGAATTCCGGCAGAAAACATTCAGGTTATCCAGAATGGTATGGTGCTGGAATTCGAAAATGGCGAAATGCGCTTGAGCGATGAGCAAGTTCCAGTCTCTCATGTATTTGTGGATAGTGCCGGGGTAGGCGATGTTGACCCTGAATTAATGCGTGAGCGCGAAGCATTATCCCGGGATGGGGTGGTGATGGTGCATTTGACCATGTCCAAAGAATTCAATGCTGTGGTATATGATCCCGAAATCGTGACCAGAGGTTTTCTCCTCCCAAGAGATGCCAATGAATTGTTTGCGGAAATGCGCCGCAAGATCATTCAATCTGCATCCCGGGCTAATGGGAATGTGCGCCGTGTAGTTGAAGAGACGGTGAGAGAGTATCTATACAGTGAAACTCGACGTCGTCCCATGGTTTACGTAACCGTTTCAAGGTCCCTGTAA
- a CDS encoding NAD(P)/FAD-dependent oxidoreductase: MGKRHSTYQQKSDRGRRNMKIAVIGAGLGGMAAAFDLVKAGHKVVIFEASEVVGGLASGFKEPHWSWSVERFYHHWFQSDRAILGLIKELGWQEDVMFRRPKTVAYHQGEFYPLDSPLAALRFPGFQFPWGILRFGLVTFYLRYLAQWQSLENFRAHDWMRQWYGERLYQTLFQPLLEGKFGPHYTEVNMAWMWARLKARTTRLGTFRGGFQVFADRLADHLRSLGVSIRLNTPVTQITKGRERLLKITTTSEEEFDQCLVTSSPAQLARMAPELPEDYLKGLLRLKSMGAVVLVLSLKHQLSRQGYYWFNIPKSAGYPFLALVEHTNYLDPKFFGGDHIVYCGDYLDPDHEYFRLSEEELLSRFIRVFPKFNPDFKPEWINKVWLWRTSYAQPVPYLNHSRNIPSIQTPLKGLFFASMSQVYPWDRGTNFAVEICRKAARLMMDSV; this comes from the coding sequence GTGGGGAAAAGACATTCAACATACCAACAAAAAAGTGATAGAGGCAGAAGAAATATGAAAATTGCGGTCATTGGTGCTGGGCTTGGTGGAATGGCGGCAGCTTTTGACCTGGTCAAAGCCGGACATAAGGTTGTCATTTTTGAAGCCTCAGAGGTTGTTGGAGGATTGGCATCCGGCTTCAAAGAACCTCATTGGAGCTGGAGTGTTGAGCGCTTTTATCACCACTGGTTTCAAAGTGACCGGGCAATCTTAGGGCTGATTAAGGAATTAGGTTGGCAAGAGGATGTGATGTTCAGGCGCCCCAAAACGGTTGCCTATCATCAAGGCGAGTTTTACCCTTTGGACAGCCCTCTTGCTGCGCTTCGTTTCCCTGGTTTTCAGTTTCCTTGGGGCATCCTCCGCTTTGGGCTGGTAACGTTTTATCTTCGTTATCTGGCTCAATGGCAGAGTCTCGAGAATTTCAGGGCCCATGACTGGATGAGGCAGTGGTACGGAGAAAGGTTATATCAGACATTGTTCCAGCCTTTACTGGAAGGAAAATTCGGGCCCCATTACACTGAAGTCAATATGGCGTGGATGTGGGCGCGATTGAAAGCGCGGACAACTCGACTGGGGACTTTTCGAGGCGGTTTTCAGGTTTTTGCAGATCGTCTGGCGGATCATTTACGTTCCTTAGGGGTATCAATTCGGCTTAATACACCTGTAACTCAAATCACTAAAGGTAGAGAGCGACTTCTAAAAATAACCACAACTTCAGAAGAAGAGTTTGATCAATGTTTGGTCACCTCTTCGCCGGCACAACTTGCTCGTATGGCACCGGAGTTACCAGAGGATTATCTCAAGGGACTTCTGCGCCTCAAAAGTATGGGAGCGGTAGTCCTGGTGCTCTCTCTCAAACATCAATTGTCCAGGCAGGGGTACTACTGGTTTAATATTCCAAAATCTGCCGGCTATCCTTTCCTGGCTTTGGTCGAACACACAAATTACCTCGATCCTAAATTTTTTGGGGGAGATCACATTGTTTATTGTGGGGATTATCTTGACCCCGACCATGAATACTTCCGGTTGAGTGAGGAAGAACTGTTAAGCCGCTTCATTCGGGTGTTTCCAAAGTTCAACCCCGATTTCAAGCCGGAGTGGATTAATAAAGTGTGGCTTTGGCGTACCTCTTATGCTCAGCCGGTGCCATATCTGAATCATTCCCGGAATATTCCCTCCATTCAAACCCCCTTGAAAGGGTTATTCTTTGCCAGTATGAGTCAGGTCTATCCCTGGGATCGTGGCACCAACTTTGCGGTTGAGATTTGTCGAAAGGCTGCTCGATTGATGATGGATAGCGTATAG
- the rpmG gene encoding 50S ribosomal protein L33 → MASKKKDIRPVITFACVDCKERNYTSQKNRRNDPGRLELKKYCPRCRKHTLHRETK, encoded by the coding sequence ATGGCATCGAAAAAGAAAGATATTCGCCCTGTGATTACCTTTGCGTGCGTGGATTGTAAGGAGCGCAACTATACCTCTCAGAAGAACCGCCGCAACGATCCCGGGCGTCTGGAACTCAAAAAGTATTGTCCGCGTTGCCGGAAGCACACTTTGCATCGCGAGACTAAGTAA